The Paenibacillus sp. FSL R7-0204 genome includes a region encoding these proteins:
- a CDS encoding TadE/TadG family type IV pilus assembly protein, which yields MKRWLWKLPDPKDEGSMVVEAALILPVFLLFILFLIFIIQMTLYSTALQSTASDTVKIISTHMYPAALAMQQQEGEGGGGGDEAKEAGEGEHSDDPNSSSIWSIPRLSITEWSEDYVEKLPQPMESWVKAVVREGEGPLQKVQAGASEAALDLVLKPMLRPYLSSDLLEYSRVHVSNVTVPDLRQGTHPYFGMVVSYELPMRVPFLNEKIVLEASAVERLWVGNTDSSGEGNPAEPAEESGTIMILEKPNPGIANHQGIIKVKVPPGASANLAIFYKSGQSTAKYLGWKQADEHGYIEWEWKIGVNTTPGTWPFVVSLADGATLQATFTVVKK from the coding sequence ATGAAGCGCTGGCTGTGGAAATTACCGGACCCTAAGGATGAAGGCAGCATGGTTGTGGAGGCCGCATTGATTCTGCCTGTGTTCCTGTTATTTATCCTGTTCCTCATCTTCATTATCCAAATGACCTTGTATTCAACAGCGCTGCAGAGTACTGCTTCTGACACTGTCAAAATAATCTCAACCCATATGTATCCCGCAGCTCTGGCAATGCAGCAGCAGGAGGGGGAAGGTGGCGGCGGGGGAGATGAGGCCAAAGAAGCAGGTGAGGGTGAGCACTCAGATGATCCGAACTCCTCCAGCATCTGGAGCATTCCAAGGCTGTCGATAACGGAGTGGAGTGAGGACTACGTGGAGAAGCTTCCGCAGCCGATGGAATCCTGGGTCAAGGCTGTGGTCCGGGAGGGAGAAGGGCCGCTGCAGAAGGTGCAGGCGGGAGCATCCGAGGCCGCGCTGGATCTGGTGCTTAAGCCGATGCTGCGGCCTTATCTGTCCTCAGACCTGCTTGAATATAGCAGGGTTCATGTATCCAATGTCACTGTACCCGATCTGAGACAAGGGACGCATCCGTATTTCGGCATGGTAGTCAGCTATGAGCTGCCAATGCGAGTCCCGTTCCTGAATGAAAAAATCGTGCTGGAGGCCAGCGCAGTTGAACGCTTATGGGTCGGCAACACCGATTCTTCCGGAGAAGGAAATCCGGCAGAGCCTGCTGAGGAGAGCGGGACCATTATGATCCTGGAGAAGCCTAATCCGGGAATAGCGAATCACCAGGGCATCATCAAGGTGAAGGTGCCTCCCGGAGCATCGGCCAATCTGGCGATCTTTTACAAGAGCGGCCAGAGTACTGCCAAGTATCTGGGCTGGAAGCAGGCGGATGAGCACGGGTATATCGAATGGGAATGGAAGATCGGCGTGAATACTACGCCGGGTACCTGGCCCTTCGTGGTTAGTCTGGCTGATGGAGCTACGCTTCAGGCGACTTTTACAGTAGTCAAAAAATAA
- a CDS encoding tyrosine-type recombinase/integrase, with protein MASIQKRGPNSYLLVVEAGYNAKGKRIKKTKTIKSRTKKEAEAELARFIVFVESGMYRTPAKMYLPEFVVEWKTKYAQTELSPLTLKTYNFHLENHILPALGHLKLDEIKPMHILSLLEDLRKPGARKDNSNGTLSSGTIEYIYRVMKNVFSRAKDWSILTQSPMASIKKPKVTQQKLKFYDEQEAAEVITLLYKAPIMWRLFCICAILGGFRRGELLALEWSEVDFENHTIKISKSISLTIKSQAIIKLPKTDDSIRTVDMPVWYMEELKIYKERCDKERIALGEKWLGGDKNYVFHAGFGKPIYHTQPSKWWKNFVEKHEFKYVRFHDLRHSCATILLENDVSLKAIQERLGHSKQQVTADLYTHVSKFLSRETANKFNKLNPNIK; from the coding sequence ATGGCAAGCATACAAAAACGCGGACCTAATTCTTACCTGCTTGTAGTCGAAGCAGGATACAACGCTAAAGGTAAAAGGATTAAAAAAACTAAAACTATAAAATCTCGAACAAAGAAAGAAGCCGAAGCTGAACTTGCTCGTTTCATTGTTTTTGTAGAAAGCGGTATGTACAGAACCCCTGCAAAAATGTACTTGCCTGAATTCGTTGTAGAGTGGAAAACCAAATATGCACAGACTGAGCTTTCCCCTTTAACGTTGAAAACGTATAACTTTCACTTAGAAAATCACATTTTACCTGCACTTGGCCATCTCAAACTCGATGAAATTAAACCAATGCACATTTTGAGCTTACTGGAGGATCTTCGTAAGCCTGGTGCAAGAAAAGACAATTCGAATGGAACATTATCAAGTGGAACAATCGAGTACATTTATCGAGTCATGAAGAATGTTTTCAGCCGTGCTAAGGATTGGAGTATTCTGACTCAAAGTCCTATGGCATCCATCAAAAAACCAAAGGTTACACAACAAAAATTAAAGTTTTATGATGAGCAGGAGGCTGCAGAAGTAATAACCTTACTTTATAAAGCACCTATTATGTGGAGACTATTCTGCATCTGTGCTATTCTCGGAGGATTTAGACGTGGGGAGTTACTAGCGCTCGAATGGTCGGAAGTAGATTTTGAAAACCATACTATTAAAATTAGTAAAAGCATCTCGCTGACAATAAAAAGTCAGGCAATTATTAAATTACCAAAGACAGATGACTCCATAAGAACTGTTGATATGCCAGTTTGGTATATGGAAGAACTCAAAATTTATAAGGAGCGCTGTGATAAAGAACGTATTGCTTTGGGAGAAAAGTGGCTTGGTGGGGATAAGAATTACGTATTTCATGCCGGCTTCGGAAAACCTATTTATCACACACAACCAAGTAAATGGTGGAAAAACTTCGTAGAGAAGCATGAATTTAAGTATGTGCGTTTTCATGATTTAAGACACAGTTGTGCGACAATCTTATTAGAAAATGACGTGTCTTTAAAAGCAATTCAAGAGCGTTTAGGGCATTCCAAACAACAGGTTACTGCAGATCTTTATACTCATGTTTCAAAATTCTTGAGTCGGGAGACTGCGAATAAATTTAATAAACTAAATCCAAACATTAAATAA
- a CDS encoding CpaF family protein has product MNEEMFRALRSDIRAGLDVTSVIGNDELAAYIEQIILEREQLRLLTAQEKHELVKKLFDSFRGLDILQPLVDNPAITEIMINSHEEIFIEEEGMIRRLPLAFESGSRLEDIIQIIVSGVNRVVNESSPIVDARLQDGSRVNIVLPPAALKGPAMTIRKFPETPMSMAELVRREALSEEGAELLQILVAAKYNIFISGGTGSGKTTFLNALSQYIPPQERVITVEDSAELQIVTVPNLVSLETRNANTEGRGEITIRDLIRTSLRMRPNRIVVGEVRGAECLDMLQAMNTGHDGSLSTGHSNSALDMLSRLETMVLSAADLPVTVVRQQISSAIDIFVHLSRLRDRSRRVMEISEVAGIRSGEVILNPLYEFRELGEQDGRVQGRLEVCGNPLLHADKLRMAGIHDYPLKQYESRSSAQEASVP; this is encoded by the coding sequence ATGAATGAAGAGATGTTCCGCGCCTTGCGCAGCGACATCCGTGCAGGGCTGGATGTTACCTCGGTCATCGGGAATGATGAACTGGCTGCTTATATCGAACAGATCATTCTGGAGCGGGAGCAATTACGCCTCCTGACTGCCCAGGAGAAGCACGAGCTGGTGAAAAAGCTATTCGATTCCTTCCGGGGGCTGGATATTCTCCAGCCGCTGGTGGATAATCCGGCGATCACCGAGATTATGATCAACAGCCATGAGGAGATCTTTATTGAGGAAGAGGGCATGATCCGTAGGCTGCCGCTGGCTTTTGAATCGGGGAGCAGGCTGGAGGATATCATTCAGATTATCGTCTCCGGCGTCAACCGTGTGGTTAATGAATCCTCGCCGATTGTAGATGCGCGGCTGCAGGATGGCTCGCGTGTCAATATCGTACTGCCGCCTGCAGCGCTGAAGGGTCCGGCCATGACCATCCGCAAATTCCCGGAGACACCGATGTCGATGGCAGAGCTGGTGAGGCGTGAAGCGCTCTCGGAGGAAGGAGCCGAGCTGCTGCAGATTCTGGTTGCTGCCAAATACAATATTTTCATCAGCGGGGGGACTGGCTCAGGGAAAACAACCTTTCTGAATGCTCTATCGCAGTACATCCCGCCGCAGGAGCGTGTCATTACGGTGGAGGATTCGGCAGAGCTGCAGATCGTTACGGTTCCGAATCTGGTCTCCCTGGAGACCCGGAATGCTAACACGGAGGGACGGGGGGAGATCACCATCCGTGACCTGATCCGCACCTCGCTGCGGATGCGGCCGAACCGTATTGTCGTCGGAGAGGTGAGGGGGGCTGAGTGTCTGGATATGCTGCAGGCGATGAACACCGGCCATGACGGTTCGTTGTCAACGGGGCATTCGAATAGTGCGCTGGACATGCTCAGCCGCCTGGAGACTATGGTGCTTAGCGCCGCTGATCTTCCGGTAACCGTCGTCCGTCAACAGATCAGCTCGGCGATCGATATATTCGTGCATCTGTCGCGGCTGCGTGACCGCTCACGCCGGGTGATGGAGATCAGTGAGGTTGCGGGTATCCGCAGCGGCGAAGTCATCTTGAATCCACTATATGAATTTCGGGAGTTGGGGGAACAGGATGGCCGGGTGCAGGGGAGGCTTGAGGTCTGCGGCAACCCGCTTCTGCATGCGGACAAGCTGCGGATGGCCGGAATCCATGATTATCCGCTCAAGCAGTACGAGAGCAGAAGCTCTGCGCAGGAGGCGAGTGTACCTTGA
- a CDS encoding organic hydroperoxide resistance protein — MKPLYTATAKVRGGREGSVESSDGALKHDLKIPKELGGPGGAGTNPEQLFAAGYGACYESALANIARKEGVKLQDVEITSNVLIGKDESDGGFKLAVKLDVKLPGIERSVAEDLAKKAHDFCPYSKATRGNIEVELNVL, encoded by the coding sequence CTGAAACCCCTATATACTGCTACAGCCAAGGTTCGCGGAGGCCGTGAAGGTTCGGTCGAATCGTCCGACGGAGCGCTGAAGCATGATCTCAAAATTCCGAAGGAGCTTGGAGGTCCTGGCGGTGCAGGGACAAATCCGGAGCAACTGTTCGCGGCAGGTTATGGTGCATGCTATGAGAGTGCCCTTGCTAATATTGCCCGTAAAGAAGGCGTAAAGCTGCAGGATGTCGAGATTACCTCGAATGTGCTGATCGGCAAGGACGAGAGCGACGGAGGCTTCAAGCTGGCCGTGAAGCTGGATGTGAAGCTGCCGGGTATTGAGCGCTCTGTGGCAGAGGATCTGGCTAAGAAAGCACATGATTTCTGCCCATACTCCAAGGCGACCCGCGGAAACATTGAGGTTGAGCTGAACGTTCTGTAG
- a CDS encoding Flp1 family type IVb pilin translates to MLTQMVEGAKGFWRDEEGLGTLEMILIIAVLIAVVLVFREEIVKVVKDLIGTAGDKSQEVFE, encoded by the coding sequence ATGTTAACACAGATGGTAGAAGGAGCAAAGGGCTTTTGGAGAGATGAGGAGGGGCTGGGAACGTTGGAGATGATCCTGATCATCGCTGTGCTGATTGCGGTCGTTCTGGTATTCCGTGAGGAGATTGTGAAGGTGGTTAAGGATCTGATCGGTACTGCCGGAGATAAGAGTCAGGAAGTCTTTGAGTGA
- a CDS encoding glutathione peroxidase yields MNVHDFEANTLRGQEESLSKYKGKVLLVVNTASKCGLTPQYKGLQEVYDKFKDRGFEILGFPSNQFAGQEPGESEDIAEFCEINYGVSFPMYEKINVKGADAHPLFKYLSKEAPGVLGSKSIKWNFTKFLVDQEGRVLKRFAPQTTPDQIEEDIEKLLR; encoded by the coding sequence ATGAATGTCCATGATTTTGAAGCCAACACCCTGCGGGGCCAGGAAGAATCACTCTCCAAGTACAAAGGCAAGGTTCTGCTCGTCGTGAATACAGCCAGCAAGTGCGGACTCACCCCGCAATATAAGGGTCTCCAGGAAGTGTACGATAAATTCAAAGACCGCGGTTTTGAGATTCTGGGCTTCCCCAGCAATCAGTTTGCCGGACAGGAGCCGGGTGAGAGCGAGGATATTGCCGAGTTCTGTGAGATCAATTACGGTGTATCCTTCCCGATGTACGAGAAAATCAACGTCAAAGGTGCCGACGCCCATCCCCTGTTCAAGTATCTGTCCAAAGAGGCACCGGGAGTACTCGGCTCAAAGAGTATCAAATGGAACTTCACCAAGTTCCTGGTGGACCAGGAAGGCCGCGTACTGAAGCGGTTCGCCCCGCAGACAACACCGGATCAGATCGAAGAGGATATCGAGAAGCTGCTGCGCTAG
- a CDS encoding TadE/TadG family type IV pilus assembly protein codes for MIPLRKDEGSFTIEASLLLPIVMGITMVLLFFSLYTYQKSMLLQIASATAERAAYNWENSNRAVSGEFQTGNVDPLYWRIGEDGLLASLFGSGAENGSTAITLPGNAEEGGPLPVVKLRRASQMVPAGLQGEMSYVYGLTGRRISTELKKVLPLPVLYNLLADRAAPGVYARSYVTEPVEFIRTVDLMRYYGSKFKQHSSAGKEGTGMEKKHAALMLDKLK; via the coding sequence GTGATTCCGCTGCGGAAGGATGAGGGGAGCTTCACTATCGAGGCTTCGCTTCTGCTGCCGATTGTTATGGGGATTACTATGGTACTGCTGTTCTTCTCCTTATATACCTATCAGAAGTCGATGCTGCTGCAGATTGCCTCAGCTACTGCGGAGCGGGCTGCTTATAACTGGGAGAATAGTAACCGGGCGGTAAGCGGAGAATTCCAGACCGGTAATGTTGATCCGCTGTACTGGAGAATCGGTGAGGATGGACTGTTGGCTTCGCTATTCGGTTCAGGAGCAGAGAATGGCAGTACGGCCATTACGCTGCCTGGTAATGCTGAAGAAGGAGGGCCCTTGCCAGTAGTGAAGCTGCGCCGGGCATCACAGATGGTGCCTGCCGGATTACAGGGAGAAATGAGCTATGTCTACGGATTGACTGGCCGCAGAATCAGTACGGAGCTGAAGAAGGTGCTACCTCTGCCTGTTCTGTATAATCTGCTGGCCGATAGAGCCGCGCCTGGGGTGTATGCCCGTTCCTACGTTACGGAGCCTGTTGAATTCATAAGAACGGTGGATCTCATGCGTTACTACGGCTCGAAGTTCAAACAGCATTCCTCCGCCGGCAAGGAGGGCACCGGGATGGAGAAGAAGCATGCAGCCCTGATGCTGGATAAGCTGAAATAA
- a CDS encoding type II secretion system F family protein, translating into MSLICGAILLLLAAGWLILRMSCGSRYVALRELPMEGLRLRRLGEPLLLLVERGRIASYLPSVMFRIQRSLQRIYGMRYSAERTLLFMGEMLSYSWLLAAGGSALTMLTGEQAGIILGGLLAVALPVAMVSDLHKKVRMREQNIMLELPELLNSIVLLVGAGETVQRAIVRCVNSRQGNSTHPLYAELIKMTAEWDGGYSFQQAFENFSKRCAVQEVSIFTTTVLLNYRRGGADFVLSLRDLSRMLWEKRKAISRTRGEQASSKLVFPMVVIFLIVIVLVGTPAIMMLKM; encoded by the coding sequence ATGTCATTGATCTGCGGTGCGATTCTGCTTCTGCTCGCAGCGGGCTGGCTCATTCTGAGGATGAGCTGCGGCAGCCGTTATGTTGCTCTGCGGGAGCTACCCATGGAGGGCCTGCGGCTGCGGCGGCTGGGAGAGCCTCTATTGTTACTTGTAGAGAGGGGCAGAATCGCCAGTTATCTCCCGTCCGTGATGTTCAGGATACAACGCTCGCTGCAGCGGATCTATGGTATGCGCTACAGTGCAGAACGGACCTTACTGTTCATGGGGGAGATGCTTAGCTACAGCTGGCTGCTTGCCGCAGGCGGAAGTGCGCTGACAATGCTTACGGGAGAGCAGGCGGGAATCATCCTCGGTGGGCTCTTGGCAGTTGCACTGCCGGTGGCGATGGTTAGCGATCTGCACAAAAAGGTACGTATGCGGGAGCAGAATATTATGCTGGAGCTTCCTGAGCTGCTGAACAGTATTGTTCTGCTGGTAGGCGCGGGTGAGACGGTTCAGCGGGCGATTGTCCGCTGTGTGAACAGCCGTCAAGGAAACAGCACCCATCCGCTCTACGCAGAGTTGATTAAGATGACGGCTGAATGGGACGGAGGTTACTCCTTCCAGCAGGCGTTCGAGAACTTCAGTAAGCGCTGTGCCGTGCAGGAGGTCTCCATCTTCACAACTACAGTGCTGCTTAATTACCGCAGAGGCGGGGCCGATTTTGTTCTGTCGCTGCGCGATCTGTCACGGATGCTCTGGGAGAAGCGGAAAGCGATCAGCCGCACACGCGGCGAACAGGCATCGTCGAAGCTGGTTTTTCCGATGGTGGTTATCTTCTTGATTGTGATTGTGCTGGTGGGAACACCGGCGATTATGATGTTAAAAATGTAG
- a CDS encoding type II secretion system F family protein, with translation MKKSDRHPLARRNKGFVKRVKPVLPVSASQGGEQVLLPDYTVYELSSLQRMLVILGAGALLFGIGYLFYHRLLLAALLVPGSAYGPRLLREYLLQRRRAALNLQFKQMLFSLSSSLSAGRSVENAFREAVQDLRMLDPEGASDMISELNIICARMENGEPIEDALYEFSKRAGMEDVERFADVFMVCKRTGGDLVEIVRRTSSIIGEKLDIQQDIAVSIAQKKFEAKALLVSPLMMVMFMSLSAGDYMQPMYTGAGIAVSTLALIALFLCYLWTNKIMDIPL, from the coding sequence ATGAAGAAGAGCGACCGGCATCCCCTAGCAAGGCGAAATAAAGGGTTCGTGAAGAGGGTGAAGCCCGTGCTGCCGGTCAGTGCATCTCAAGGGGGAGAGCAGGTGCTGCTGCCGGATTATACCGTATATGAGCTTAGCTCCCTGCAAAGAATGCTGGTCATTCTGGGTGCCGGAGCCCTGTTGTTCGGAATTGGTTACCTGTTCTATCACCGGCTGCTCCTGGCGGCACTGCTTGTCCCCGGAAGCGCATATGGGCCGCGGCTACTCCGCGAATATCTGCTGCAGCGCCGCCGGGCTGCGCTGAATCTGCAATTCAAGCAGATGCTGTTCTCGCTCTCTTCGTCGCTCTCCGCCGGGCGTTCGGTGGAGAATGCCTTCCGCGAGGCTGTGCAGGATCTGCGGATGCTTGACCCGGAAGGCGCAAGTGATATGATCTCCGAGCTGAATATCATTTGTGCCCGGATGGAGAACGGAGAGCCGATTGAAGATGCGCTCTATGAATTCAGCAAAAGAGCAGGAATGGAGGATGTGGAGCGCTTCGCAGATGTGTTCATGGTCTGCAAGCGTACGGGCGGGGATCTGGTTGAGATCGTACGCCGCACCTCATCGATCATCGGCGAGAAGTTGGATATCCAGCAGGATATAGCAGTCAGTATAGCCCAGAAGAAATTCGAGGCGAAGGCGCTGCTGGTCTCTCCGCTGATGATGGTGATGTTCATGAGTCTGAGCGCCGGAGACTATATGCAGCCTATGTATACTGGTGCAGGAATAGCGGTGTCTACACTGGCGCTGATTGCACTGTTCCTCTGTTATCTCTGGACCAACAAGATCATGGATATTCCGCTGTGA
- a CDS encoding transposase: protein MPTPRRTFTPEEKARIVLDILKEEKSVSQIASEAGIHANVLNSWKNEPLRTCLNCLWVTERASQKRKKMRTADRRTLRRVGQAHLLNYRGSKKSGR from the coding sequence GTGCCGACACCGAGAAGAACGTTTACACCGGAAGAAAAAGCACGGATCGTGCTGGATATTCTAAAAGAAGAAAAATCCGTATCTCAGATCGCTTCCGAAGCAGGGATTCATGCCAATGTCCTGAATAGCTGGAAAAATGAGCCACTCAGAACCTGTCTCAATTGTTTGTGGGTGACCGAAAGGGCATCACAAAAACGAAAAAAAATGCGAACAGCAGATCGAAGAACTCTACGCCGAGTTGGGCAAGCTCACCTACTCAATTATCGTGGCTCAAAAAAATCTGGCCGCTAA
- a CDS encoding thiol-disulfide oxidoreductase DCC family protein, whose amino-acid sequence MQGQSIVLIDGVCHLCQGIVRFIIPRDPKAHFKFASLQSEAARELLKAGGLPEQQLDTVVLIEDGKYYTKSAAVLRIARRLRFPWPAAYVFILIPGPLRNAMYRIVARNRYRWFGRDEQCLLPTPDMKRRFL is encoded by the coding sequence ATGCAGGGCCAATCTATTGTGCTGATCGATGGGGTCTGTCATCTGTGCCAGGGAATTGTCCGGTTCATTATTCCGCGTGATCCCAAGGCGCACTTCAAATTCGCCTCCTTGCAGAGTGAAGCGGCCCGGGAACTGCTTAAGGCAGGCGGCCTGCCGGAGCAGCAATTAGACACAGTGGTACTGATAGAGGACGGCAAATATTATACAAAATCGGCAGCAGTGCTGCGGATTGCCCGCCGCCTACGCTTCCCGTGGCCCGCCGCCTATGTGTTCATCCTGATTCCGGGGCCGCTACGTAACGCTATGTACAGGATTGTGGCCAGGAACCGCTACCGCTGGTTCGGCCGGGATGAGCAGTGTCTGCTGCCGACACCGGATATGAAGCGCAGATTTCTGTAG